In one Procambarus clarkii isolate CNS0578487 chromosome 29, FALCON_Pclarkii_2.0, whole genome shotgun sequence genomic region, the following are encoded:
- the LOC138369694 gene encoding uncharacterized protein, giving the protein MLHTYHPPHLPSSTPIILHTYHPPCLLSSTPIILHANYPPRLSSCMSNHPPLIILHTYHPPPLPSSTSIIFHAFHPPHLQSFKPTILHTYHLARLPSSRPTIPHTNHPPHLQSSTPTILNLYHLPRLPSSTPTILHTYHPPHLPSSSPTILHAYHPPHLPSSTPTILHTYNPPYLQLSTPTILHTYNPPHLPSSTLTILHLPSSTPTILHPYHLPPLPSSTPTILHTYHPPHYHPPRLLSSTPSILHANHPPPYNPSHLPYSTPPILDVYHPPLTILHTYHPPHLPSSTRSILLTYNPSNLPSSTPTILHAYHPPDLLSSRHTILHTYHTPHLPFSTPTILHTYHPPQLPSSTPKILHTFNPPNLQSSTPTILCTYHPPPTILHTYHPPPLPSSTPTILHLYHPPRLPSSTPTILHTYHPPHLPSSTPIILHNYHPPRLLSPTHSVLHDNHPPHLQSFTPTILHDSHLARLPSSTYHPPQLPSSTLTILHTYHPPHLPSSMRSILLTYNPSNLPSSTPAILHAYHPPDLLSSRHTILHTYHPLLL; this is encoded by the coding sequence atgctccacacctaccatcctccacacctaccatcctccacacctatcatcctccacacctaccatcctccatgCCTATTATCCTCCACGCCAATCATCCTCCACGCCAACTATCCTCCACGCCTATCATCTTGCATGTCTAACCATCCTCCACTTATCATCCTCCACACTTACCATCCTCCACCCTTACCATCCTCCACATCTATTATCTTCCACGCCTTCCATCCTCCTCACCTGCAGTCCTTCAAACCTACCATCCTTCACACCTACCATCTTGCACGCCTACCATCCTCCAGacctaccatcccccacaccaaccatcctccacacctacaatcctccacacctaccatcctaaaCCTCTACCATCTTCCacgcctaccatcctccacacctaccattctccacacctaccatcctccacacctaccatcctcctcaCCTACCATTCTCCacgcctaccatcctccacacctaccatcctccacaccaaccATCCTCCACACGTACAATCCTCCATACCTACAATTATCCACACCTacaatcctccacacctacaatcCTCCACACCTACCGTCCTCTACACTTACCATTCtccacctaccatcctccacacctaccatcctccacccctaccatcttccacccctaccatcctccacacctaccatcctccacacctatcaTCCTCCACACTACCATCCTCCACGCCTACTATCCTCCACGCCTAGCATCCTCCACGCCAACCATCCTCCACCCTAcaatccttcacacctaccaTACTCCACGCCTCCCATCTTGGACGTCTACCATCCTCCACTTACCATCCTCCACacttaccatcctccacacctaccatcttCCACGCGTTCCATCCTCCTCACCTACAATCCTTCaaacctaccatcctccacacctaccatcttGCACGCCTACCATCCTCCAGACCTATTATCCTCCAGacataccatcctccacacctaccatacTCCTCACCTACCATTCTCCacgcctaccatcctccacacctaccatcctccacagctaccatcctccacacctaaaATCCTCCACACCTTCAATCCTCCAAATCTAcaatcctccacacctaccatcctctgCACTTACCATCCTCCACCTACCATCcttcacacctaccatcctccacccctaccatcctccacccctaccatcctccaccTCTACCATCCTCCACGCCTACCATCCTCCacgcctaccatcctccacacctatcatcctccacacctaccatcctccacacctatcaTCCTCCACAATTACCATCCTCCACGCCTACTATCTCCCACGCATAGCGTCCTCCACGacaaccatcctccacacctacaatccttcacacctaccaTACTCCACGACTCCCATCTTGCACGCCTACCATCCTCCACTTACCATCCTCCACAATTACCATCCTCCACacttaccatcctccacacctaccatcctccacacctaccatcttCCATGCGTTCCATCCTCCTCACCTACAATCCTTCaaacctaccatcctccacacctgccatcTTGCACGCCTACCATCCTCCAGACCTATTATCCTCCAGacataccatcctccacacctaccatcctcttCTCCTAtaa
- the LOC138369695 gene encoding uncharacterized protein: protein MLPPLPSSTPTILHAYHPPRLPSSTPTILHTYHPPRLPSSTPTILQAYHPPGLTSSTPKILHTYHPPRLPSCTSTILHTYHPPHFPSSTPTILHNCNPPRLPSSSPTILHTYHAPHLPSCTPTILQTYHPPHIPFSTPTILFAYNPPHLPSSTRTIFHAYHPTHLLSFTPTILHVYHPPPYQPPPLPSSPPTILYTFHSPPLPSSTPSILHTYYPLRLKPSTTTILHPYQPPPLPSSTPTIFQNYHSSHLSSSTPTILHAYYPPRLPSSTPTILHTYHPPRLPSCTPTILQTYHPPDIPSSTPTILFAYNPPHLPSSNPTIFHAYHPRHLPSSLQPSTTPTILHP from the coding sequence atgctcccccccctaccatcctccacgcctaccatcctccacgcctaccatcctccacgcctaccatcctccacacctaccatcctccacacctaccatcctccacgccTACCATCCTCCACGCCTACCATCCTCCAGGCCTACCATCCTCCAGGCCTAACATCCTCCACACCTAAAATCcttcacacctaccatcctccacgccTACCATCATGCACgtctaccatcctccacacctaccatcctccacactttccatcctccacccctaccatcctccacaactGCAATCCTCCACGCCTTCCATCCTCCTCACCTAcaatccttcacacctaccatgctccacacctaccatctTGCACGCCTACCATCCTCCagacctaccatcctccacataTACCattctccacacctaccatcctcttCGCCTACAATCCTCCACACTTACCATCCTCCACCCGTACCATCTTCCACGCCTACCATCCTACACACCTACTATCCTTCACCCCTACTATCCTCCACGTCTACCATCCTCCCCCCTACCAACCTCCACCCCTACCATCCTCTCCCCCTACCATCCTCTACACTTTCCATTCTCcacccctaccatcctccacacctagcATCCTGCACACCTATTATCCTCTTCGCCTAAAACCCTCCACAACTACCATCCTCCACCCCTACCAACCTCCACCccttccatcctccacacctaccatatTCCAAAACTACCATTCTTCACACCtatcatcctccacacctaccatcctccacgccTACTATCCTCCacgcctaccatcctccacacctacaatccttcacacctaccatcctccacgccTACCATCTTGCACGCCTACCATCCTCCAGACCTATCATCCTCCAGacataccatcctccacacctaccatcctcttCGCCTAtaatcctccacacctaccatcctccaacCCTACCATCTTCCACGCCTACCATCCTCGACACCTACCATCCTCCCtccaaccatccaccacacctaccatcctccacccctAA
- the LOC138369693 gene encoding uncharacterized protein, which yields MLHTYHPPHLSSSTPTILHAYYPPRLASSTPTILHTYNPSHLPYSTPPILHVYHPPHLPSSTPAIFHTYHLPRLPSSSPTIFQTYHPPHLPSCTPTILQTYHPPHLPSSTLTILHTYHPLRLQSCTSTILHPYHLPRLPSSTPTILPPYDPPPLPSSTPSILHTYHPPSLRSSTPTILHTYHPPHLPSSTPTILFAYNPPPLPSSTPIILHANHPSHLPSSTPTKLFAYNPPALPSSTPTILHL from the coding sequence atgctccacacctaccatcctccacacctatcatcctccacacctaccatcctccacgccTACTATCCTCCACGCCTAGCATCCTCCACGccaaccatcctccacacctacaatccttcacacctaccaTACTCCACACCTCCCATCTTGCACgtctaccatcctccacacttaCCATCCTCCACGCCTGCCATCTTCCACACCTACCATCTTCCACGCCTTCCATCCTCCTCACCTACAATTTTTCaaacctaccatcctccacacctaccatcatGCACGCCTACCATCCTCCagacctaccatcctccacacctaccatcctccacacttaccatcctccacacctaccatcctcttCGCCTACAATCCTGCACATCTACCATCCTCCACCCCTACCATCTTCCACGccttccatcctccacacctaccatcctccctCCCTACGATCCTCCACCCCTACCATCTTCCACGccttccatcctccacacctaccatcctccctccctacgatcctccacacctaccatcctccacacctaccatcctccacacctaccatcctccacacctaccatcctcttCGCCTACAATCCTCcacccctaccatcctccacGCCTATCATACTCCACGCCAACCATCcttcacacctaccatcctccacacctaccaagCTCTTCGCCTACAATCCTCCAGCCCTACCATCCTCCACGCCTACCATCCTCCACCTCTAA